One part of the Patescibacteria group bacterium genome encodes these proteins:
- the dprA gene encoding DNA-processing protein DprA — protein sequence MGNLSQQNLRYLAFNHFPEFGAVAFKKIIATFGSLDGFWQADYRDWRRSGLRIELLAKFSNFRKNFSSDKIIKILEKENIKLLNYEDVDYPWLLKEISSPPPLLYYQGNIKALKIKNLAIVGSREASPSAANIIHDLLSPLLIYNIGTVSGLARGIDALAHRETLRCRGTTTAVMGAGLSRSSFYPRDNYQLYLDILGQGGLILSEFSPLTPPLKQNFPQRNRIIAGLSQAVLVIEAKEKSGSLITASYALDCNREVLAVPASISPESPQGTNELIKQGARMVTKSQDILESLNML from the coding sequence ATGGGAAATCTGAGCCAACAAAACCTAAGATATCTGGCTTTCAACCACTTCCCCGAATTCGGAGCAGTAGCTTTTAAAAAAATAATCGCCACCTTCGGCAGCCTAGACGGTTTTTGGCAGGCTGACTACCGCGACTGGCGTCGCAGTGGGCTAAGAATCGAACTATTGGCAAAATTTAGTAATTTCCGAAAAAACTTCTCAAGCGACAAAATAATTAAAATTCTAGAAAAAGAGAATATTAAACTTTTAAACTATGAGGATGTAGATTATCCCTGGTTATTAAAAGAAATCAGTAGCCCGCCGCCGCTTCTTTATTACCAAGGAAATATCAAAGCCCTGAAAATAAAAAATTTGGCTATCGTGGGTAGCCGTGAAGCTTCACCCTCTGCCGCTAATATTATCCATGATTTACTATCACCACTACTAATATATAATATTGGCACTGTTAGCGGTCTAGCTCGAGGCATTGACGCCCTGGCCCACCGGGAAACGCTAAGATGCCGAGGAACGACGACAGCGGTGATGGGGGCCGGACTTAGCCGAAGCAGTTTTTACCCGCGAGACAATTACCAATTATACTTAGACATTTTAGGCCAAGGAGGGTTAATCCTATCTGAATTTTCTCCGCTTACTCCGCCCCTCAAACAAAACTTTCCCCAAAGGAACAGGATAATTGCCGGCTTAAGCCAGGCGGTGTTGGTCATCGAAGCTAAAGAAAAATCCGGGTCTTTGATAACGGCTAGCTATGCTTTAGACTGTAACCGAGAAGTATTAGCCGTTCCGGCTTCGATTAGTCCTGAGTCACCCCAAGGAACGAACGAATTAATCAAACAGGGGGCAAGGATGGTTACTAAGAGCCAGGACATTTTAGAAAGTTTGAACATGCTTTAA